The Novipirellula aureliae genome window below encodes:
- a CDS encoding DEAD/DEAH box helicase, with protein MPLNPIVYTEKVVRSFLRYQLTSYALADPRLYDQMRDQLRLETVRRSPLLRGPYVSLSRGFRQGASVEQLIEDGVFHPHMKRIVPKDFTAAYGHQDRAFRSITDGSPTLISTGTGSGKTECFLYPIISRCLQLRDENAPAGIAAVIVYPMNALAEDQLDRMRGLLAGSGITFGMYVGKTPEHEREVHGHRMEVGESRADYEFRIRETREAGQSDSVHPAEEICSRERMRTDGSQPRILLTNIKQLELLLTRQRDVELFESALLEFLVFDEAHTFTGIQGAETACLIRRLRAFCGKDASYTTCIATSATIVDERDPDAARKFASRFFGVDAQSVATVNEEYQNDEWAAQSYRPERPRDLNKLLADTLLAVESLNPEEQVTSVYRRLTKREINGEHWQEALFDDLRQNEIAKQIRTSLLGPRELSTLLSELKTTVGRTVGEEELLCYLTLGAASLKDGRPLMRPVVHGFLRGITGGVVSFETGNEPSLSLSSAEELERGDSAEKWWRPRLFSCNTCGQHYLTTHLKDFSYTGATPGGGEMGEDEDHFWAPQEAKHGGTRVVLLDTIVNQDGQDLANHARATALYFCRQCGAAHPNSKSRCQSCGTMSEMVRLYAVKSKDTHPGYLTSCFSCRALGSANGRRYREPIREVRATSVADVHVLAQDMVQHAERKRLLLFADNRQDAAFQAGWMKDHARRFRLRGLMAEAIAGGAVSIGDIALKMSDHLDQDDSYSRALIPEVWRVAPKEGSGGSHADERAYFLRIQMLREITMASNQRKGLEPWGRITVNYDGLNTSDAFIQSWANRLAMPAEELKVGVETLLDSLRRRRLLRDSQREIFSRYWHDGDREIQRGYLPLLPGPKGMKLELGNGDERERVTAWMSERNNLIRSIVRKWGVPAEDVGDFIEELWAYCTDPSKALLVPVTLRSNKGRALPRCSGVYQIDSDKIRIAENHGYYCCNRCRRRVTRRTPNSLCLAWQCDGTLEFVGEDPDNYDLQVLDERYAMLRPEEHTAMVPQDHREKIENWFKGSGDHVNTLVCTPTLELGVDIGALDSVLLRNVPPLPSNYWQRAGRAGRRHRMAVTITYCRPASHDRSYFNEPMRMLGGRVDPPAFNLRNEVLVAKQVAATVITRLNQLSRPASGLAEPERERILDTLKETLPSRITHYLFTPSGQLRSEAFNVQPLADLIAHHRVDLLQYVGRAFRDGWPTEDSDVTTAEEISRHIDEVGNNLENVISRLRKRLQWAIREIRRLNRVRDDEGTLSYDDEAHFKRCDRLVKQLKGMGRRRRGDADGVDDTVTFSVLSQEGFLPGYGLDGGSIVGMAEVPRWQMGAMDFNLPRAASMALREYVPGNLIYANGHRFVARRFHREADMDEVETPVFAVNVDREAIIESDRSSAAGSLTDIELVAIPVCDVDLVHMSQISDEEENRFQLSVATYGREQGRHNGGTAYGWGGSPLHFRRGVHFRMVNVGASSLVDRTPPEMGYPVCQICGQSVSPLSSVRQIQNFREKHTEWCGQEPVNVGFYADVVADSITMVNVKDQSTAYTILESIRQAAASVLDMHLDDLQVLVVGHVDRDEVDASLWDPMPGGSGLLAQLLENFPRIISTAAELLAGCPSDCGSSCNDCLQTFRNAYYHRYLDRHAGLEFFERAGNGLAEEHLIPALQPSPENDPISPAGEVNDAEAKLKHLLSIAGFASGSFQQQIRFKYEFRPSPNLSSTTPDVFFDPDPDDPDEMGICIYLDGMSDHIHGNAKTAAKDSEIRSWLRSKGYNVLEITRVDLDDSGAMRRYFKKLGRLLVGKEFAKSLDENEAFVAALAQSGTARPLPTTPVQRQSQTATESEARDSGGKPKLSAEYEEVLDLVGRDIGKLVLRLAKEGIAAPEPGHPLDDEDGVTIAESELAWPEKSVAYFRKGENESADQFVARSWVTIMEDELESDLAAIKGALSS; from the coding sequence ATGCCACTGAATCCGATTGTCTATACCGAAAAGGTCGTTCGTAGCTTTCTTCGCTACCAATTGACCAGTTATGCTCTGGCTGATCCTCGTTTGTACGACCAAATGCGTGATCAATTGCGGCTCGAGACGGTGCGCAGGTCACCGCTGTTGCGAGGTCCCTATGTCAGTTTGTCGCGAGGATTTCGTCAGGGAGCTTCTGTCGAGCAACTGATTGAGGATGGCGTGTTTCACCCGCACATGAAACGGATCGTGCCAAAAGATTTTACCGCTGCATACGGGCACCAAGATAGAGCGTTTCGTTCCATCACTGATGGCAGTCCAACGTTGATCAGTACGGGGACAGGCTCGGGAAAGACGGAGTGTTTCTTGTATCCGATCATCAGCCGCTGTTTGCAACTGCGCGACGAGAACGCACCGGCTGGCATAGCAGCGGTGATCGTTTATCCGATGAATGCGTTGGCGGAAGACCAACTTGATCGGATGCGGGGCCTGCTTGCCGGCAGCGGCATCACATTCGGCATGTATGTCGGCAAGACGCCGGAGCATGAACGAGAGGTTCACGGCCACCGGATGGAGGTTGGAGAGAGCCGGGCGGATTACGAGTTTCGTATTCGTGAGACTCGCGAGGCAGGACAGAGCGATTCAGTTCATCCAGCCGAGGAGATCTGCTCACGTGAAAGAATGAGGACCGATGGTTCTCAACCACGTATTCTGCTGACGAACATCAAGCAGCTTGAATTACTGTTGACTCGCCAGCGTGACGTCGAGCTTTTCGAGAGCGCCCTGCTTGAATTCTTGGTGTTCGATGAAGCTCACACGTTTACTGGAATCCAAGGTGCCGAGACGGCTTGCTTGATCCGGCGACTTCGAGCGTTCTGCGGCAAAGACGCTTCGTACACGACTTGCATCGCTACCTCGGCGACAATCGTGGACGAAAGAGATCCTGATGCCGCCCGCAAGTTCGCTTCTCGCTTCTTTGGTGTCGATGCCCAGTCTGTTGCCACCGTGAACGAGGAGTATCAGAACGACGAGTGGGCTGCGCAAAGCTATCGGCCTGAGCGTCCCCGCGATTTGAACAAACTGTTGGCGGACACACTCCTAGCGGTCGAATCACTGAACCCCGAAGAACAAGTCACATCGGTCTATCGCCGACTGACGAAGCGAGAGATCAATGGTGAACATTGGCAGGAAGCATTGTTTGACGATTTGCGACAGAATGAGATCGCAAAACAGATCCGAACTTCGCTGCTAGGGCCACGCGAATTGTCGACGCTGTTGAGCGAGCTGAAGACGACGGTTGGCCGAACGGTTGGCGAGGAAGAACTGTTGTGCTATCTAACGCTCGGCGCAGCGTCTTTGAAGGATGGCCGGCCACTAATGCGTCCGGTCGTGCATGGATTTTTGCGTGGCATCACGGGCGGCGTGGTTTCGTTTGAAACCGGCAATGAGCCGTCTCTGTCGCTCAGCAGTGCTGAGGAATTGGAACGAGGCGACAGTGCTGAGAAGTGGTGGCGTCCCCGATTGTTTTCTTGCAATACATGTGGTCAGCACTATTTGACGACCCACCTGAAGGATTTTTCTTACACCGGTGCGACCCCGGGCGGCGGCGAGATGGGCGAGGACGAAGACCACTTTTGGGCACCGCAGGAAGCAAAGCACGGTGGGACTCGCGTTGTGTTGTTGGATACGATTGTCAACCAAGATGGCCAAGACCTCGCCAATCATGCTCGGGCAACGGCACTCTATTTCTGTCGCCAGTGCGGTGCTGCTCATCCGAATTCGAAGTCGCGGTGCCAATCATGCGGTACGATGTCGGAGATGGTTCGGCTTTACGCGGTCAAGAGCAAGGATACTCATCCCGGATATCTAACGAGTTGTTTTTCTTGTAGGGCGTTGGGCAGCGCCAACGGACGGCGATACCGCGAACCGATTCGCGAGGTGCGGGCGACTTCGGTTGCCGATGTCCACGTGCTTGCTCAAGACATGGTTCAGCATGCGGAACGCAAACGTTTGTTGTTGTTTGCGGACAATCGACAAGATGCGGCTTTTCAAGCCGGATGGATGAAGGACCATGCGCGCCGGTTCCGACTTCGCGGTTTGATGGCCGAAGCCATCGCTGGTGGTGCGGTTTCAATCGGCGATATTGCGTTAAAGATGAGTGACCATCTGGATCAGGATGACTCATACTCGCGAGCTTTGATTCCCGAGGTATGGCGAGTCGCACCAAAAGAAGGCAGCGGGGGATCGCACGCGGATGAGCGGGCCTATTTTCTTCGCATTCAAATGTTGCGTGAAATCACGATGGCATCGAACCAACGCAAAGGTCTTGAGCCGTGGGGCCGGATTACAGTGAACTACGATGGGCTGAATACGTCGGATGCCTTCATCCAGTCGTGGGCAAATCGGCTCGCCATGCCTGCGGAAGAACTGAAGGTCGGTGTCGAAACGTTGCTCGATTCGCTGCGGCGGCGACGTTTGCTACGAGATTCACAGCGAGAAATTTTCTCTCGGTATTGGCACGACGGTGATCGGGAAATCCAACGTGGATATCTTCCACTTCTGCCAGGTCCGAAAGGTATGAAGCTGGAGCTAGGAAACGGTGATGAGCGTGAACGCGTCACGGCTTGGATGTCTGAGCGAAACAATTTGATCCGTTCAATCGTTCGTAAATGGGGCGTTCCAGCAGAGGATGTTGGTGATTTTATTGAGGAGTTATGGGCGTATTGCACCGACCCAAGCAAGGCGTTACTGGTTCCGGTCACATTACGAAGCAACAAGGGACGTGCTTTGCCACGATGCAGTGGTGTCTACCAGATTGATTCGGACAAGATCCGCATTGCTGAAAACCACGGCTACTACTGCTGCAATCGTTGTCGCCGCCGAGTCACACGTAGGACTCCCAATAGTCTTTGCTTGGCGTGGCAGTGTGATGGCACGTTGGAATTTGTCGGCGAAGATCCTGACAACTATGATTTGCAGGTTCTAGATGAGCGTTATGCGATGCTTCGTCCGGAAGAGCATACGGCGATGGTTCCTCAAGACCATCGAGAGAAGATTGAAAACTGGTTCAAAGGAAGTGGCGATCACGTCAATACTCTGGTCTGTACGCCAACGCTTGAGTTAGGAGTGGACATCGGTGCTCTTGATTCGGTTTTGCTTCGCAATGTTCCGCCGTTGCCGTCGAACTATTGGCAACGAGCCGGGCGTGCCGGTCGTCGTCACCGCATGGCAGTGACCATCACATACTGTCGCCCAGCGTCGCATGATCGGTCGTACTTTAACGAGCCAATGCGGATGCTTGGCGGTCGAGTGGATCCGCCTGCGTTCAACTTGCGAAACGAGGTTTTGGTCGCCAAACAGGTAGCTGCAACGGTGATCACACGTCTAAACCAACTGAGCAGACCAGCGTCGGGTTTGGCAGAGCCTGAGCGTGAGCGAATCCTTGATACTCTGAAAGAGACGTTACCATCGCGAATAACGCACTACTTGTTTACTCCGTCAGGCCAGTTACGCAGCGAAGCTTTCAATGTCCAGCCACTAGCTGATTTGATTGCCCATCATCGAGTTGATTTGTTGCAGTACGTCGGCAGAGCTTTTCGTGATGGATGGCCGACCGAGGACTCTGATGTGACGACGGCCGAAGAAATTTCGCGGCACATCGACGAGGTAGGAAACAATCTTGAGAATGTCATCAGCAGACTACGAAAGCGTTTGCAGTGGGCGATCCGTGAGATTCGCCGCTTGAATCGCGTTCGTGACGACGAAGGAACGCTTAGCTACGACGACGAGGCACACTTCAAGCGATGCGACCGGCTCGTCAAACAGCTCAAGGGAATGGGACGTCGCCGACGCGGCGATGCCGATGGTGTCGACGATACAGTTACGTTTAGTGTTCTTTCCCAAGAAGGCTTCCTCCCCGGATATGGCTTGGATGGCGGGTCGATCGTTGGAATGGCGGAAGTCCCGCGTTGGCAAATGGGCGCGATGGATTTCAATCTTCCACGTGCTGCGTCCATGGCTCTTCGAGAGTATGTGCCTGGCAACTTGATCTACGCTAACGGGCATCGTTTTGTGGCGAGGCGTTTTCACCGTGAAGCCGATATGGATGAAGTTGAAACGCCTGTATTCGCTGTGAACGTTGATCGTGAAGCGATTATCGAAAGCGACCGAAGCAGTGCTGCGGGCAGTCTCACCGACATCGAGCTTGTGGCGATCCCAGTCTGTGATGTGGACCTGGTTCACATGTCACAGATATCTGATGAGGAAGAGAATCGTTTTCAGTTGTCGGTTGCCACGTACGGTCGCGAACAAGGTCGGCACAACGGAGGCACTGCCTATGGATGGGGAGGCAGCCCACTGCATTTCCGTCGAGGTGTTCACTTCCGCATGGTAAACGTGGGGGCGTCTTCTCTGGTTGATCGAACGCCACCTGAAATGGGCTACCCAGTCTGTCAGATCTGTGGCCAGAGCGTATCTCCGCTTTCGTCGGTCCGGCAAATCCAGAACTTCCGAGAAAAACACACCGAGTGGTGCGGCCAGGAACCAGTAAACGTTGGCTTCTACGCCGATGTTGTCGCGGACTCCATTACAATGGTGAACGTCAAGGATCAGTCGACGGCTTACACAATCCTTGAGTCGATCCGTCAAGCCGCTGCGTCGGTTCTTGACATGCACTTGGACGATTTACAGGTGCTTGTCGTGGGGCATGTTGACCGGGATGAAGTGGACGCGAGTTTATGGGATCCAATGCCCGGCGGCTCGGGGCTTCTGGCTCAACTGCTTGAAAATTTCCCGCGGATCATATCAACGGCCGCCGAATTGCTGGCTGGGTGCCCCTCGGATTGTGGCAGTTCATGCAACGATTGTCTTCAGACATTTCGCAATGCGTACTATCACCGCTATCTGGATCGACACGCGGGACTTGAGTTTTTTGAGCGAGCTGGAAACGGCCTTGCCGAAGAACACCTGATCCCCGCACTTCAGCCTTCGCCCGAAAATGATCCGATATCACCAGCGGGCGAAGTGAATGACGCTGAAGCGAAGCTGAAGCATCTGCTGTCCATCGCAGGATTTGCAAGCGGATCATTCCAGCAACAAATTCGTTTTAAGTACGAGTTTCGTCCAAGTCCCAATCTGAGCAGCACAACACCCGACGTGTTTTTTGATCCAGATCCCGATGATCCGGATGAAATGGGCATCTGCATCTATCTCGATGGCATGAGTGATCACATCCATGGCAATGCAAAGACTGCGGCAAAGGATAGCGAGATACGCTCTTGGCTTCGCAGCAAGGGATACAACGTTCTCGAAATCACGCGAGTTGATCTGGATGATAGCGGTGCTATGCGTCGCTATTTCAAAAAGCTGGGACGCTTGTTGGTCGGAAAAGAATTTGCTAAATCGCTGGATGAAAACGAGGCGTTCGTAGCG